TTTAGCATACATAGCTAATACTTATTACCGTAATCAGCATTAAGTAAAATATCATATTCTTTACTTGCTTTATCTATTTTGCAGATAGCTTTTTTATCTAAATATTCAACATCAAAAGTATTAAAGTTTATATTGTACCAACTATTTTCTCTACCATTTTCTACTCTTTTAACAAATAAAGATTTTAATTTTACTTCTTCACCTATTAAATTCATTAAATTAATCCTTATATTGTGAAGGGATATTTGAAATAAAGCATACTTTAATCATTTTAATAATCTTTTCTCTTTTTTAAATTATACCTTATTTTATTTGGCAACAAGGAAACTAATAAAGTTTTTAAATAAAACAAATCATAATAAAAAGGTTTTTTTAATTTTTTTCTATAATATCTTCTTAAATCAACTGCAATTTTAACTGACTGATATGTTCTTTTTTTATAATCTTTAAGTGTTTCATGATATTTAATTAAAGACTCATCTAAATTATAACCTTTAAATCCATTAATAAAAAATCTATACCATAAATCTAAATCTTCGCATCTATGACATCTGCTACTTGTATCATAACCATTTAAAAACTGCAATACATCTTTTTTAATTAATATTGTAGGATGATGAAAAGCATAAAAACCATTTAGTAAAGTATTTATATCAGGATTTAAAACTATTTTTCTTACAGAAGTAACCTTAGATCCATCAAAAACATCTATATAAGAGCCAACACAATCAATATCTGTATTTTCTTCTAAAAATTTCACTTGCTTTTCTAATCTAAATTCATAACAAACATCATCATCATCAATTCTTGCGATATATCTTCCACTAGCTAATTTTAAGCATTTATTTAATGCTATAGCAAGCCCCCCCCCTAAAGAGTTTTCATTATGAATAACTTTAAATATATTAGGATACTTAAGTTTATAGTCGTTTAATATATTAGCTGTATCATCATTAGAAGCATCATTACATACTATAATTTCATAATCTTTATATGTTTGATTAAGTATGCTTAAAAAACAATCATGAAGTTTTAAAGAACCATTGTGAGTCCCAATTATAAAAGATACCTTAGCCATATTAAAATCCTTATGTATTTTCTTTCATAAATAATATTATAATTATCATAAGTATTATTCTTAAATTTAAAAGAGATGAGTAATTTCCTCCTTGCAACAGTGGCTCAACAATGACAGCAACAGTCTCATCCGAGAATTTAGTAAAAGCCTCCTTAGCATAGATAAAACACTCAGCTTGACAAGTTTCACAACATTTACCAAACTCACAGCGGTAGCAATCAAGTGCTTTTGTATGCATCAAATCCATTAACATTGGTCGGTAAATTTTATAGTAAAGATCCATCGCACCAACCGATAAAGCTCCGATCGTCTCGCCGTGATAGACATCGATTAAGCACATAAAGCGTGTTTTTTGAAGCTTTATCGTTTGGTAATGATACCAAAATGCCATCTTTAACACACACTCAACCGCTGCCAAACCGTTATCTGAAAAGTTAAATTTCACTAATCCAGCTAGTAAAATCTCAGCTAGTTTCATGGCTAAATTTATCGCTAGTTCGTGAGTAAAATTTGCAAATATAACGTGTTCTAGTGTATCAAGCTGAGCCTTGATATTTTCGATGATTTGCTCGTTTGTGTGTCCTAGTAAGTTGCACCACCACGAGCTTATGATATCGATATACTCTTTGCCATTTTCATCATACAAAAATACGTTCTTGTCACTCTTTATAACGATAGATGGAAAATCTTCATAGTCCTTCATCTGTAAACAAGGATGCCAGATATGCTTTAAATCAAGTTGAGATAGTGTCATTTCTCACTCATATAAATTTATTAAATTTTCTATACTTAAATCTAATTTAATAGCTCCATGTGTAACGCACTCAAGCACCTTTACGCCACTTAAATGCTCTATCATCGCAGCGTTATTTTGGTGTATTAAATTTTCTGGCTCATAATTATTTAATATGATACCTTTTACATTGATATTTTGATCTTTTAAGTATCTTATTGTTAAAACAGTAGAATTTATCGCTCCAAGCCCTGAATTTGCAACTACTATAACACTTAAATTTAAAAATTTAATAACATCTGTTAGCATTATCTTTTGCGAGTCGTATCTTAGCGGACATATCACCCCACCAGCACCTTCAACACTTATAAACTCACAATTTTTACTAAGCTCATCAAATTTATCTTTTATAGCTTTAAGTGTTGGTGCGTTGCCTTCTATTTGGGCTGATAAATGCGGCGAGTAGGCGTTTTCATAAGCATAAGCGTTTATAAAACGAGCTGATTTATTATTAAATTTATTAGCTGCATTTTCACTTACGAATTTACGCACAAACTCCACATCAGCCACCGACAACGTGCCGTCTGCAAAGCGAATGTTTCCACTTGCAACTGGCTTAAAATATCCATGACTTAGCAAATTTTCTATAAATTTTTTAGCTATTAATGCACTCACGTAAGTTTTACCAACGTCTGTTCCTGTGCCGACAATAAATAAATTTTTGCTCATAATCTCCCCCAAAAAGCACATTTTACCAAAGACTAACAAAAGCTATGATAAAATAAATCTTTTAAAAAGGATAAAATTGAAAGAAATTTTGATAACAAATGACGATGGATTTGAGGCAAAAGGACTAAGCGAACTAGCTAACGCACTAAGAGAGCTGCCAAATTTAAATGTAACGATAGTCGCTCCAAGTAGCGAAAAATCAGCCTGTGCACACTCGCTGACGCTAACAAAACCACTACGTTTTATAAAAATAGATGATGGCTTTTTTAAGCTTGATGACGCAACGCCTAGCGACTGTGTGTATCTCGCACTTCACGCACTTTTTAAGCATGAACCAGACCTTATAATCTCTGGCATAAATCACGGAGCAAATTTAGGTGAGGATATAACCTACTCAGGCACGTGCGGAGCGGCTATGGAGGGAGTTTTGCATGGCATAAAGAGTATTGCATTTTCGCAGTTTTATCAAAATGACAGCATAGACAGGCTCGGCTTTGACCTTGCAAAAGATGTAGTAAAAGCTATCACACAAAAGGTGCTAAGTGGTGAGATAGACCTACCTGAACGCGAATTTTTAAACGTAAATATTCCTGCCGTTTCACGCAAAGACTTCAAAGGCTTTGCTGTTGTGCCTGCCGGTAAACGCACCTACGCTACTCACGCTACACTCAATCGCAACCCACGTGGAGTGGAGTATTACTGGCTGGGTGTGGCTTCACTTGATTATGAAAAAGGGGAAAGTAGCGACATCAGTGTGGTAAATGAGGGTTTTGCAAGCATTACACCCATACAGCTAAATATGACCGCTCGTGCAACATTAAAGACGCTAAAAAAGAGGCTAGAATGCAAAATTTAAATCAAAATTTAGAAAAAAATCGCTTCACAAGAGTACAGTGGCTATTTGGTAATGAGAAATTCGCAACACTTCAAAACGCAAAAGTACTAGTTTGTGGCGTAGGTGGCGTGGGTGGTATGTGTGTTGATGCTCTGGCTAGAACCGGGGTAGGTTCTATCACCATAATAGATAAAGATATCTTTGACATAACTAATCAAAATCGCCAAATTTACAGCGAAAATGTGGGAGCAGTAAAGGTAAATGAGTTTGCCAAAATTTATCCAAATGTAACACCGATATATGAACTTATCACGCCTGAGTTTGTAGATAGCTTTGACTTTGAACCCTTTGATCTTATAATTGACGCTATAGATGACATACCCGCAAAAGTAGCTTTGGCTAAAAAATACTCTCATAAGCTCATCAGCTCAATGGGCGGTGCAAAACGCTTTGATCCAAGCAAAATCCGCGTAACTTCTATCTGGAAAACAAGTGTCGATCCACTCGCTCGTAAGTTTCGTTATGAGCTAAAACAAGCTAAGTTTGATGGCGATTTTAGCGTAGTTTTCTCAACCGAAGCACCAAGCTGCAAACCACTTGGTAGTTTTATGGGGGTAACGGCAGTTTTTGGGCTAAATTTAGCCGCACTTGCTGTGAAAAAACTATGCGATATAAGGTGATTTGGGATTGTTAGTAACGTTGTTTGTATAAATTTATAGATATTAAAAAATTTAAGTAATGTTTAATACGCTTTTTTATAGTATAAAAACCACAAAATTTAAGCTAAATTTAAAGGATAATCTATGATAAGAGCAGGTATCATCGGAGCAACAGGATACGCCGGACAGCAGCTACTTTGGATACTAAACGCTCATAAAAAAGTTGAGCTTAAATTTATCTCATCGCACTCATTTTCAAATGAATATGTAAGTGAAATTTATAAAAATTATAAGAAATACTTTGAAAGAAAGCTCGTTTCACAAGATGAGGCAGAGAGTAAATTTAGTGATATAGATGTGCTATTTTTAGCCCTGCCACATGGACTTTCAGAAAATTTAGCTAAAAAGGCACTTAATAGTGGTGTAAAAGTAATCGACTTAGGAGCTGACTTTCGCCTAGATAGCTCAGAGCTTTATGAGAGCTGGTATGGTGTAAAACACAACTATCCACACATTAATCAAGTAGCAGTCTATGGTCTGCCTGAAATTTATACAGATCGCATCAAAAAGGCTGAGCTTATCGCCTCTCCTGGGTGCTATCCAACATCAGCGATACTTGGTGTTGCACCACTTTTAAGGGGAGGTATCACTAAAACAGATCGCATAATCATAGATGCAAAATCAGGTGTGAGCGGAGCTGGTAGAAGTGCGAAAGTAGAGCTATTATATACCGAAGTAAACGAGAATTTTAAAGCATATAACGTACTAAAACACCGCCATACACCAGAGATAAAGCAAGAGATGGATAAACTAAGCAAGAGTGATATAAATTTGATATTTACACCACACCTTTTGCCAATAAATCGTGGCATACTCTCAACGATATATCTGCAAGTAAAAGATGAGCTAAAAAGCACGATGACGCAGGAAAAAATTTATAAAATTTATGATGAGTTTTACGCAGATAGCTACTTTGTGCGTATCACTCGTGATCTGCCAGAGATAAAAAATGTCAAAAATAGTAATATCTGCGAGATAGGGCTACGTTATAATGAGCAAAGTGGAGATCTAAT
This window of the Campylobacter anatolicus genome carries:
- a CDS encoding glycosyltransferase family 2 protein, producing MAKVSFIIGTHNGSLKLHDCFLSILNQTYKDYEIIVCNDASNDDTANILNDYKLKYPNIFKVIHNENSLGGGLAIALNKCLKLASGRYIARIDDDDVCYEFRLEKQVKFLEENTDIDCVGSYIDVFDGSKVTSVRKIVLNPDINTLLNGFYAFHHPTILIKKDVLQFLNGYDTSSRCHRCEDLDLWYRFFINGFKGYNLDESLIKYHETLKDYKKRTYQSVKIAVDLRRYYRKKLKKPFYYDLFYLKTLLVSLLPNKIRYNLKKRKDY
- a CDS encoding aminotransferase class III-fold pyridoxal phosphate-dependent enzyme; translation: MTLSQLDLKHIWHPCLQMKDYEDFPSIVIKSDKNVFLYDENGKEYIDIISSWWCNLLGHTNEQIIENIKAQLDTLEHVIFANFTHELAINLAMKLAEILLAGLVKFNFSDNGLAAVECVLKMAFWYHYQTIKLQKTRFMCLIDVYHGETIGALSVGAMDLYYKIYRPMLMDLMHTKALDCYRCEFGKCCETCQAECFIYAKEAFTKFSDETVAVIVEPLLQGGNYSSLLNLRIILMIIIILFMKENT
- the bioD gene encoding dethiobiotin synthase; this encodes MSKNLFIVGTGTDVGKTYVSALIAKKFIENLLSHGYFKPVASGNIRFADGTLSVADVEFVRKFVSENAANKFNNKSARFINAYAYENAYSPHLSAQIEGNAPTLKAIKDKFDELSKNCEFISVEGAGGVICPLRYDSQKIMLTDVIKFLNLSVIVVANSGLGAINSTVLTIRYLKDQNINVKGIILNNYEPENLIHQNNAAMIEHLSGVKVLECVTHGAIKLDLSIENLINLYE
- the surE gene encoding 5'/3'-nucleotidase SurE, with product MKEILITNDDGFEAKGLSELANALRELPNLNVTIVAPSSEKSACAHSLTLTKPLRFIKIDDGFFKLDDATPSDCVYLALHALFKHEPDLIISGINHGANLGEDITYSGTCGAAMEGVLHGIKSIAFSQFYQNDSIDRLGFDLAKDVVKAITQKVLSGEIDLPEREFLNVNIPAVSRKDFKGFAVVPAGKRTYATHATLNRNPRGVEYYWLGVASLDYEKGESSDISVVNEGFASITPIQLNMTARATLKTLKKRLECKI
- a CDS encoding tRNA threonylcarbamoyladenosine dehydratase, yielding MQNLNQNLEKNRFTRVQWLFGNEKFATLQNAKVLVCGVGGVGGMCVDALARTGVGSITIIDKDIFDITNQNRQIYSENVGAVKVNEFAKIYPNVTPIYELITPEFVDSFDFEPFDLIIDAIDDIPAKVALAKKYSHKLISSMGGAKRFDPSKIRVTSIWKTSVDPLARKFRYELKQAKFDGDFSVVFSTEAPSCKPLGSFMGVTAVFGLNLAALAVKKLCDIR
- the argC gene encoding N-acetyl-gamma-glutamyl-phosphate reductase, encoding MIRAGIIGATGYAGQQLLWILNAHKKVELKFISSHSFSNEYVSEIYKNYKKYFERKLVSQDEAESKFSDIDVLFLALPHGLSENLAKKALNSGVKVIDLGADFRLDSSELYESWYGVKHNYPHINQVAVYGLPEIYTDRIKKAELIASPGCYPTSAILGVAPLLRGGITKTDRIIIDAKSGVSGAGRSAKVELLYTEVNENFKAYNVLKHRHTPEIKQEMDKLSKSDINLIFTPHLLPINRGILSTIYLQVKDELKSTMTQEKIYKIYDEFYADSYFVRITRDLPEIKNVKNSNICEIGLRYNEQSGDLIVISVIDNLIKGAGGQAVQSMNLMFGLSQSDGLEFLSMYT